One Onthophagus taurus isolate NC chromosome 11, IU_Otau_3.0, whole genome shotgun sequence genomic window carries:
- the LOC111421303 gene encoding lipase 3-like yields the protein MASTHLLLAFLACFSFAYGAHPDIGLSPLELITKYGYPLERHWVTTEDGYILNMHRIPHGLKNADEPNKPPVLIMHGLLSSGADFVSLGPEKAIGFLLADLGYDVWLGNARGTTYSRNHTTLNPDEKDFWMFSWHEIGYYDIAAKVDYILEKNGQDKVFYIGHSQGTTVSYVLLADRPEYNDKMRLVVSLGPAAYMSSMINIFFKVAAMVLDDLVTIIEGLGWYELLSYNETMSHTITELCAEGADYQEICASLLFMICGYNLPQVNYTTLPVLMSNVPAGISYRQLIHYGQEINSKRFTHYDFGAEQNLEIYGQEDTPDYDISAITAPVALFYSDNDWICDTKDVEQLHSELPNPALLHKNEDERFNHVDFMWANDIVPLLNVHIIDIMSKY from the exons ATGGCGAGTACACATTTACTCCTTGCCTTTTTGGCATGTTTCAGCTTCGCTTATGGAGCTCATCCCGATATTGGTCTTAGCCCC ttggaattaattacaaaatatggATACCCATTAGAAAGACATTGGGTAACCACCGAAGATGGCTACATTTTAAACATGCACAGAATTCCCCATGGTTTGAAAAATGCCGATGAACCAAACAAACCCCCAGTTTTAATTATGCATGGTTTATTAAGTAGTGGAGCTGATTTTGTTAGTTTGGGTCCAGAAAAAGCCATTGGTTTCCTTTTGGCTGATTTGGGTTATGATGTTTGGCTAGGAAATGCTAGAGGAACTACTTATTCAAGAAATCACACCACCTTAAATCCCGATGAGAAAGATTTCTGGATGTTCAGTTGGCACGAAATTGGTTACTATGATATCGCAGCGAAAGTTGATTATATTCTTGAAAAGAATGGTCAAGACAAAGTATTTTATATTGGACACTCTCAAGGAACTACAGTTTCTTATGTACTTTTGGCCGATCGTCCAGAATATAATGATAAAATGCGTTTGGTTGTTTCTTTAGGACCAGCTGCTTATATGTCTAGCATGatcaacattttcttcaaaGTCGCAGCCATGGTTCTTGATGATCTTGtt ACCATCATTGAAGGACTTGGTTGGTACGAATTATTAAGCTACAACGAAACCATGTCACACACCATCACCGAATTATGCGCCGAAGGTGCTGATTATCAAGAGATTTGTGCTAGTTTACTCTTTATGATTTGCGGTTATAATCTTCCCCAAGTCAATTAt ACCACTCTTCCCGTTTTAATGAGCAACGTCCCAGCTGGCATTTCTTACCGCCAACTTATCCATTACGGCCAAGAAATTAACAGCAAAAGATTCACTCATTACGACTTTGGTGCAGAACAAAATCTCGAAATTTACGGCCAAGAAGATACTCCAGATTATGATATAAGCGCTATTACAGCACCTGTTGCGTTATTTTATAGTGATAACGACTGGATTTGTGATACTaag GATGTGGAACAATTACATTCGGAGCTGCCAAATCCAGCTTTATTGCACAAGAATGAAGACGAACGCTTCAATCATGTCGATTTTATGTGGGCTAACGATATTGTCCCGTTATTAAATGTTCATATAATTGATATTATgagtaaatattaa
- the LOC111421297 gene encoding apoptosis-inducing factor 1, mitochondrial, with amino-acid sequence MLRFRHLATFGIKSARPIKLSPQNSTGPQTFFIAHRYYSRPPNKDNKNIPSLQECIKPNEMSKLPKLECAFDAIEAEHRRRNRNILIIGLLFAALSIGALVLYLNATEDKPPKRKPKPKRPAKPIKGVPIKNPANSGDIPAEVPYLLIGGGTAAFSAFRAIKSSDPTAQVLVVSADGFYPYMRPPLSKELWFGEDESVARNLEFKQWNGSQRSLFYEPDDFYVPCRELLDTPNGGVAVARGWSISHLDVVERIAYLENGQEIKYGKCLIATGASPKNLDVFENAEDAVKENVTIYRDVYDFKYMFDILGGAKAIAIVGGGFLGSELACAFGRKFKKEGTQEVYQIFKEGGNMGKVLPEYLSFWTTDKIKHEGVHVLTNSEVMSAVPSKDRVKLTLNNGKDIIVDKVVVAVGVEPNTQIAEKSDLETDPDLGGYLVNTELQARSNLYIAGDCACFYDVKLGRRRVEHHDHAVISGRLAGENMTGGAKPYLHQSMFWSDLGPEVGYEAIGIIDSTLPTVGVFAKASDKDNPKAVITASDDGLRSETVPPECKKYAATSPEAEKKAQDNRREMSKPMEGEDFGKGVIFYLRDDIVVGIVLWNVFNRMQIARQVLKDERKYEDLNEVAKLFNIHED; translated from the exons ATGCTCAGATTTCGGCATTTGGCGACGTTTGGCATAAAATCGGCTCGTCCGATTAAATTGAGCCCACAAAATTCTACAG GACCACAAACGTTTTTTATCGCCCATAGATACTATTCAAGACCAccaaataaagataataaa aatatcCCATCATTACAAGAATGTATAAAACCCAACGAAATGAGTAAACTTCCTAAATTAGAGTGTGCTTTTGATGCTATCGAAGCAGAACATCGCCGGAGAAATAggaacattttaattataggTTTATTGTTTGCAGCACTTAGTATAGGGGCT ttAGTGTTGTATTTAAATGCAACTGAAGATAAACCACCAAAGAGAAAACCAAAACCAAAAAGACCAGCCAAACCAA TAAAAGGAGTTCCAATTAAAAACCCAGCAAATTCGGGTGATATCCCCGCCGAAGTTCCCTATTTATTAATAGGTGGTGGTACAGCTGCATTCTCTGCATTTCGCGCAATAAAATCAAGCGATCCAACGGCTCAAGTTTTAGTAGTAAGCGCAGATGGTTTTTACCCTTACATGCGTCCGCCGCTTTCTAAAGAACTTTGGTTCGGCGAAGATGAAAGTGTTGCGCGAAATCTAGAATTTAAACAATGGAATGGTTCCCAAAGAAGTCTTTTTTACGAACCCGATGATTTCTATGTGCCATGTCGGGAATTACTCGATACTCCAAACGGTGGAGTAGCAGTCGCTCGTGGATGGTCGATTTCTCATTTAGACGTCGTCGAGCGTATTGCGTACCTCGAAAATGgacaagaaattaaatacgGAAAGTGCCTTATTGCAACGGGGGCATCGCCGAAAAATCtagatgtttttgaaaatgctGAAGATGCTGTTAAAGAAAACGTTACGATTTACAGGGATgtttatgattttaaatatatgtTTGATATATTAGGAGGGGCTAAAGCGATTGCGATTGTTGGTGGTGGATTTCTTGGAAGTGAATTAGCTTGCGCGTTTggtagaaaatttaaaaaggaagGAACACAAGAggtttatcaaatttttaaagaaggtGGTAATATGGGAAAAGTCCTTCCGGAATATTTAAGCTTTTGGACTACGGATAAAATTAAACACGAAGGCGTACATGTATTAACTAATAGTGAGGTTATGTCGGCGGTTCCCTCCAAAGATAGAGTTAAATTAACGCTAAATAACGGAAAGGATATTATCGTGGATAAGGTTGTTGTGGCTGTTGGAGTCGAGCCAAACACTCAAATAGCAGAAAAATCCGATTTAGAAACTGATCCAGATCTTGGAGGATATTTAGTCAACACCGAACTTCAAGCTAGATCAAATTTATACATCGCTGGAGATTGTGCGTGCTTTTACGACGTAAAATTGGGTAGAAGAAGAGTTGAGCACCATGACCACGCAGTTATTTCCGGTCGATTAGCAGGAGAAAACATGACAGGTGGTGCAAAACCATATCTTCATCAAAGTATGTTTTGGTCTGATTTAGGACCGGAAGTTGGTTATGAAGCGATTGGAATTATCGATTCAACTTTACCAACAGTTGGTGTATTTGCCAAAGCCAGCGATAAAGATAATCCAAAAGCAGTGATAACCGCATCAGATGACGGTCTTCGTTCGGAAACTGTTCCACCAGAATGTAAAAAATACGCTGCTACTTCACCGGAAGCTGAGAAAAAAGCACAGGATAATAGAAGGGAGATGAGTAAACCAATGGAAGGTGAAGATTTTGGAAAAggagttattttttatttaagggaTGATATCGTAGTCGGAATTGTATTATGGAATGTATTCAATCGAATGCAAATTGCTAGACAAGTATTAAAAGATGAACGAAAGTACGAAGATTTAAATGAAGTCGCGAAGTTGTTTAATATACACGAAGAttga
- the LOC111421294 gene encoding lipase 3-like, with product MIRCLIIIGMNLNIIFSKHPHVGKSALEIIHINKYPTETHNVITKDGYILTLFRIPHGIKNRTRNGRPVLLMHGIIQSAADFVVMGSNKSIAFILAENGYDVWLGNARGNLYSRNHTDLSAKNKKFWKFSWHEIGLFDLPAMINYILDKTGYAKLHYMGHSQGCTTLLVLLSSKPKYNEKINLGVMLAPCSFMTNIINPFIYFFVNYFYEETVFLMETLSSHNGEFLSHHKNISKIIEFICAFFSKICSSILFLIIGFSYRLLNYELLPAILSNLPAGISYLQTIHFAQIIKSGHFRRFDYGERINKKKYGTKTPPDYDLKKIRAPMAIFYSDYDWICSTKDVEKLSFHLPNVAYKKKITEEIFNHMDFIWNSINFIQYYYLGVMN from the exons ATGATAcgatgtttaataataattggtaTGAAccttaacattatttttagtaAACATCCACATGTTGGTAAATCAGCt ctagaaataattcatataaataaatatccaaCAGAAACTCATAACGTTATAACTAAAGATGGTTACATTTTGACGTTATTTAGAATTCCACACGGTATTAAAAATCGTACAAGAAATGGACGTCCTGTGTTATTAATGCACGGGATAATACAAAGTGCAGCAGATTTTGTTGTTATGGGATCAAATAAATCGATAGCTTTTATATTAGCCGAAAATGGGTATGATGTTTGGTTGGGAAACGCTCGAGGAAATCTTTATTCGCGAAATCATACTGATTTATCcgcgaaaaataaaaaattttggaaatttagTTGGCACGAAATTGGATTATTCGATTTACCGGCTatgattaattatattttggaTAAAACTGGTTATGCTAAATTACATTATATGGGGCATTCACAAGGATGTACTACTTTATTGGTGTTGTTATCGAGTAAACCGAAATATAACGAAAAGATTAATTTAGGGGTGATGTTAGCACCTTGCTCTTTTATGACAAACATTATAAAtccgtttatttatttttttgttaattatttttatgaagaaaccgtttttttaatg gAAACTTTATCAAGTCATAACGGTGAATTTTTATCTcatcataaaaacatttcaaaaattattgaatttatttgcgcattttttagcaaaatttgctcttcgattttatttttaatcatcggGTTTAGTTATCGTTTACTGAATTAc gaACTCCTCCCCGCAATTTTATCAAACCTTCCTGCTGGAATATCGTATTTACAAACAATTCATTTCGCACAAATCATTAAATCCGGACATTTTCGTCGATTTGATTATGGggaaagaattaataaaaagaaatatggtACAAAAACTCCTCCtgattatgatttaaaaaaaattagagctCCTATGGCTATATTTTATAGCGATTACGATTGGATTTGTTCGAcaaaa gatGTTGAAAAGCTTTCATTCCATCTTCCAAATGTTgcttataaaaagaaaataactgaAGAGATTTTTAATCATATGGATTTTATTTGGAactcaataaattttattcaatattaCTATTTAGGTGTTATGA attaa